From Amphritea atlantica, a single genomic window includes:
- a CDS encoding sigma-54-dependent Fis family transcriptional regulator yields the protein MRNMPRLNGTKDVVAYVTGNFQERSIQPEEIIAKSWQRSLLNYGLDPHSPQDVEVITNHEIKQHLERHESYLNIARNGLTGLSKRISAAGFSVLLTDESGLTLDAKLPPQMKDIWQDAGILIGSKWGEKNAGTNGIGTCLIEKESMIIHQHEHFFDNHKQLSCSVTPIFDPLGNLKGCLNASCLGSSGSKETQLLTLQMVMMYGRMIENSYFRQSYRSQVTMHIKETKNFSDLAQEQLIAVNERGVIIGANRAAFAEYEGLLLPGQQLLGCQIEDITGLTINELLSKSNGGANTVYNQSPKLLDEIEVAIRVPAGIISPTVEPGNKQTERSNKHKHPTLEQLAGEDLDVLQNVQQIRHVIDKDIPILITGETGTGKEAFARAIHDASAKKNGPFIALNCAAIPESLIESELFGYRSGSFTGANRKGMKGKLEQANGGTIFLDEIGDMPIQLQTRLLRALAEREILALGASEPTSLDIQVISATHQNLIQRIKDKLFREDFYYRLNGMALKLPALRLRSDKEFIIRCILNSELGGSEDVTFSPQVTTLLNDYHWPGNIRQLGNVLRYSLAVSQNKHITVDDLPIEVRANKDLFKEGEIVTEIEESKTMSLSDFVSDEEGRRLLETLRRLRWNITQVSEELNICRSTVYRKMKKYNIEQPNNMY from the coding sequence ATGAGAAACATGCCACGATTAAATGGCACCAAGGATGTTGTCGCTTACGTAACAGGAAACTTTCAAGAACGAAGTATTCAACCAGAAGAAATAATTGCCAAATCCTGGCAACGCAGTCTTCTTAATTACGGCTTGGATCCACACTCCCCTCAAGACGTCGAGGTCATTACAAATCATGAAATTAAGCAACATCTCGAACGTCATGAAAGCTATCTGAATATCGCCCGAAATGGTCTGACAGGACTGTCTAAGCGTATTTCTGCCGCAGGCTTTTCCGTACTACTTACCGATGAATCTGGCCTGACTCTCGACGCAAAACTCCCTCCACAGATGAAAGATATTTGGCAGGACGCAGGTATACTGATTGGATCTAAATGGGGTGAAAAGAATGCAGGCACAAATGGTATCGGCACTTGCCTGATAGAAAAAGAATCGATGATCATCCATCAACATGAGCACTTCTTTGATAACCATAAACAACTTAGCTGTTCTGTAACTCCAATTTTTGATCCTCTTGGCAACCTGAAAGGATGCCTAAATGCATCTTGTCTGGGTTCAAGTGGAAGCAAGGAGACTCAGCTTCTTACTCTTCAGATGGTAATGATGTACGGCAGAATGATTGAGAATAGCTACTTCCGACAAAGCTACCGCAGTCAGGTCACCATGCATATAAAAGAGACAAAGAACTTCTCTGACCTGGCTCAGGAGCAATTAATTGCGGTAAATGAACGAGGTGTCATCATAGGCGCTAATCGCGCAGCATTTGCTGAATATGAAGGCTTACTACTACCTGGACAACAACTACTCGGCTGTCAAATTGAAGATATTACAGGTCTTACAATAAACGAGCTACTGAGCAAAAGTAACGGTGGTGCAAATACTGTTTATAATCAGTCACCAAAATTACTGGATGAAATCGAAGTTGCTATCAGAGTTCCTGCAGGCATAATCAGTCCTACAGTTGAACCTGGAAACAAACAGACAGAACGTTCAAATAAACATAAGCACCCTACACTGGAACAATTGGCAGGTGAAGACTTAGATGTACTGCAAAATGTACAGCAGATCCGTCACGTCATAGATAAAGACATTCCTATTCTGATAACTGGTGAAACAGGTACAGGTAAAGAAGCATTTGCCCGAGCCATACACGATGCCAGTGCAAAGAAAAACGGCCCTTTCATAGCTCTAAACTGTGCAGCCATTCCCGAATCCCTAATTGAAAGTGAGTTGTTTGGTTACCGCAGCGGATCATTCACGGGGGCGAATCGCAAAGGCATGAAAGGAAAGCTAGAGCAAGCTAACGGAGGGACAATCTTCCTCGATGAGATTGGTGATATGCCTATTCAATTGCAAACCAGGCTATTACGCGCATTGGCAGAAAGAGAAATTCTAGCACTTGGGGCATCTGAGCCTACATCTCTGGATATTCAAGTGATATCGGCAACCCACCAAAACCTGATCCAACGAATAAAAGACAAACTCTTCAGGGAGGATTTTTATTACCGCCTAAATGGTATGGCCCTCAAATTACCCGCATTACGCTTACGTAGCGACAAAGAGTTTATCATTCGCTGCATTCTTAATAGCGAGCTAGGCGGCTCAGAGGATGTAACATTTTCGCCACAGGTAACCACGCTACTGAACGATTACCACTGGCCCGGAAATATCAGACAGTTAGGTAACGTTCTCCGATATTCGCTTGCTGTTTCACAAAACAAACATATTACTGTTGATGATCTTCCAATTGAAGTCCGCGCTAATAAGGACTTATTCAAAGAGGGAGAGATCGTGACAGAAATAGAAGAATCTAAAACAATGAGCCTTTCCGATTTTGTAAGCGATGAAGAGGGTCGACGCTTACTTGAAACGCTTCGCAGGCTCCGCTGGAACATAACGCAAGTTTCAGAAGAGCTCAACATATGCCGATCTACTGTTTACAGAAAAATGAAGAAATACAATATCGAACAACCAAATAATATGTATTAA